One part of the Candidatus Bathyarchaeota archaeon genome encodes these proteins:
- a CDS encoding SHOCT domain-containing protein, giving the protein MWGLGGGYMSGMLGMMGYGWGSMVLIPIAFLVLIVLGAYYLITGSSRTGRSNRGGRAVEILMERYANGEITREQFLKMKKELES; this is encoded by the coding sequence ATGTGGGGGTTAGGTGGTGGGTACATGTCAGGGATGCTGGGCATGATGGGATACGGGTGGGGCTCCATGGTTCTGATACCCATAGCTTTTCTCGTGTTGATAGTCTTGGGAGCATACTACCTCATTACCGGATCTTCAAGGACTGGTAGATCTAACCGTGGTGGAAGAGCCGTCGAAATACTCATGGAGCGATACGCAAACGGCGAGATCACAAGAGAGCAATTCTTGAAGATGAAGAAGGAGTTGGAATCGTGA
- a CDS encoding thiol reductase thioredoxin encodes MGSVLEVNGGDWAHEVLQSDVLTVVDFWHNRCPWCLKLNLIFNEVAEEYKDKIKFVKLNILENPSNQEIAVHHGIMSTPTLMFFCEGRSVGQALGFMPKDRLKGILDDMLKKHRECIKQSTELKT; translated from the coding sequence ATGGGAAGCGTTTTAGAAGTAAACGGGGGTGATTGGGCGCACGAGGTTTTGCAGTCTGACGTGTTGACGGTTGTTGACTTCTGGCATAACCGTTGCCCTTGGTGTCTGAAGCTCAATCTGATATTCAACGAGGTTGCTGAAGAATACAAAGATAAAATCAAATTTGTCAAGTTGAATATTTTAGAGAATCCGAGTAATCAGGAGATAGCGGTTCATCATGGGATTATGAGTACGCCAACCTTAATGTTCTTCTGCGAGGGAAGATCCGTAGGCCAAGCTTTGGGTTTTATGCCTAAAGACCGTCTAAAGGGGATACTTGATGATATGCTTAAGAAACACAGAGAATGCATTAAGCAGAGCACTGAGCTAAAGACTTGA
- a CDS encoding divalent-cation tolerance protein CutA produces MVEYIQVITVTGSREEADKISQIVVEKRLAGCAQVFGPITSTYWWKEKIEKAEEWLCLMKSRTDLYEELESTIHQVHSYEVPEILAMIVTKGSKSYLNWLESELKK; encoded by the coding sequence ATGGTTGAATACATTCAGGTAATTACAGTCACCGGTAGCAGAGAAGAAGCGGATAAGATTTCGCAGATAGTAGTTGAAAAACGATTAGCGGGATGTGCGCAGGTTTTTGGTCCAATAACCAGTACTTACTGGTGGAAAGAAAAGATCGAGAAGGCTGAAGAGTGGTTGTGTCTCATGAAATCTCGAACTGACCTTTATGAAGAACTAGAATCTACGATTCACCAAGTTCATTCATATGAGGTGCCTGAGATACTAGCCATGATTGTAACAAAGGGCAGTAAGAGTTATCTTAATTGGTTAGAAAGCGAACTCAAGAAATGA
- a CDS encoding AMP phosphorylase, with amino-acid sequence MKLQARLLDIQAGGRRIAILDDETASLIGVHSSDRVKITHKDEHLIAIVNIADNFPRNYVGVYQEISTKLGIENGEIIEVQPAERPEALNYVQAKIRGERLRENEVKMIVEEVVERHLSDIEIASFVTALYIHGLSIDEIEALSKAMVETGGTLTLDKTPILDKHSIGGVPGDKTSLLIVPIIAAAGFIIPKTSSRAVTSPAGTADRVETFCPVNLTLEEIRDVVKKTNGCMVWGGALELAPADDIFIQVEYPLAIDPLLLPSIMSKKKAIGATHVVIDIPTGRGAKVKTIGSANVLAYDFIDLGKRLGMNVQCAVTFGEQPIGYAIGPALEAREALSTIMGKGPVDLQEKATSIAGILFEMVGVENGKQKAESLLKSGKAERKFRQIIEAQGGNPRIKPEDIKLGYKKAEITTDKDGRVLWINNRSIAQVAREAGAPKDKGSGVVLKIKLGEHIEKGDVLFEIYAERNTKLNTALELAKKLRPIGLSKKPEERMLIGRVPTRVIQRKVFTLER; translated from the coding sequence ATGAAGCTGCAAGCCAGACTTCTAGATATCCAAGCTGGCGGAAGAAGAATCGCCATATTGGACGATGAAACCGCGAGTCTTATCGGTGTACATTCATCTGACAGAGTGAAAATAACCCATAAAGATGAACATTTAATTGCTATCGTCAACATTGCTGACAACTTTCCACGTAACTATGTGGGAGTCTATCAAGAGATTTCAACAAAGCTCGGAATAGAGAACGGAGAAATCATTGAAGTACAACCTGCAGAAAGACCTGAGGCACTTAATTATGTTCAAGCAAAAATACGTGGTGAAAGATTACGAGAAAACGAAGTAAAAATGATAGTTGAGGAAGTTGTGGAACGTCACCTAAGCGACATTGAAATCGCGTCCTTTGTAACTGCGCTTTATATTCATGGGTTAAGCATAGATGAAATTGAAGCTTTATCGAAAGCCATGGTGGAGACTGGTGGCACCCTGACCCTTGATAAAACTCCAATTCTAGACAAGCACAGTATAGGTGGAGTACCCGGCGACAAGACATCACTTTTAATAGTGCCAATTATCGCCGCTGCTGGTTTTATCATACCTAAAACTTCCTCTAGAGCAGTGACTTCTCCGGCAGGAACCGCTGACCGCGTTGAAACATTTTGTCCAGTAAACCTAACCCTTGAAGAAATAAGAGATGTAGTGAAGAAAACAAATGGTTGTATGGTTTGGGGTGGCGCCTTAGAGTTAGCTCCTGCCGATGACATTTTCATTCAAGTTGAGTATCCGCTGGCGATAGATCCGTTGCTTCTTCCGTCAATTATGAGCAAGAAGAAAGCCATAGGCGCCACACATGTAGTCATAGACATCCCAACTGGAAGAGGTGCAAAAGTAAAAACAATCGGCAGCGCAAATGTACTTGCATACGATTTCATAGATTTAGGGAAGCGATTGGGAATGAATGTTCAATGTGCAGTGACCTTTGGAGAACAACCTATCGGATACGCTATAGGCCCAGCGTTAGAAGCAAGAGAAGCATTATCTACAATCATGGGAAAGGGTCCAGTTGACCTTCAAGAAAAAGCAACAAGCATTGCAGGCATCCTCTTCGAAATGGTTGGGGTCGAAAATGGAAAACAAAAGGCAGAGAGCCTCCTAAAATCAGGAAAAGCGGAAAGAAAGTTCAGACAAATAATAGAGGCACAGGGCGGAAACCCGAGAATAAAGCCTGAGGACATAAAACTTGGATACAAAAAAGCGGAAATAACAACGGACAAAGACGGCAGAGTCTTATGGATTAACAACAGAAGCATCGCTCAAGTTGCCAGAGAGGCAGGCGCTCCCAAAGACAAGGGATCTGGAGTCGTACTGAAAATAAAACTTGGAGAACACATTGAAAAGGGTGATGTTCTCTTTGAGATTTACGCCGAAAGAAACACAAAATTGAACACAGCCTTAGAATTGGCAAAAAAACTTCGACCAATAGGGTTAAGCAAAAAACCAGAAGAAAGAATGTTAATTGGTCGCGTCCCAACACGAGTCATACAAAGAAAAGTCTTCACGCTAGAAAGATAG
- the rbcL gene encoding type III ribulose-bisphosphate carboxylase: MDFVDFKYEPEETDVVCTFSVQPEGVSIEEAAGGVAAESSIGTWTELTTVKSYVQKLAARVFSIERNNVKIAYPIELFEPRNMPNILSSVSGNVFGLKTLKNLRLEDIHFSSELIRSFKGPKYGIGGVRKLLKVYDRPLVGTIIKPKLGLKTLDHAKVAHEAWVGGCDIVKDDENLSNQRFNPFEDRVIKTLESRDRAEEETGERKVYMVNITAETREMIKRAEFVLSRSGEYVMVDILTCGFSALQTLLEQDFNLIIHAHRAGHAAFTRNPKHGISMRVIAKIARIIGVDQLHVGTVVGKMFETREEVAENCEALKEEMSGLKRVLPVASGGLHPRLVPALIEFFGKDFVIQAGGGIHGHRDGTVAGAKAMRQAVDATLEAISLREYAKEHRELKTALQIWEQHA, from the coding sequence ATAGATTTTGTGGATTTCAAATACGAACCTGAAGAAACAGATGTTGTTTGCACGTTCTCCGTTCAACCAGAAGGCGTCAGCATAGAGGAAGCTGCAGGCGGGGTGGCTGCTGAAAGTTCGATAGGAACGTGGACAGAACTCACAACCGTAAAGTCCTATGTTCAGAAACTTGCCGCTCGCGTATTTAGCATAGAAAGAAACAATGTGAAAATAGCTTATCCGATTGAACTTTTCGAGCCGAGAAACATGCCCAACATATTGAGTAGTGTTTCAGGGAATGTTTTCGGATTGAAAACTCTTAAGAACTTACGGCTTGAAGACATCCACTTTTCCTCGGAGCTTATCAGAAGCTTCAAGGGTCCAAAATATGGTATTGGAGGAGTTCGAAAGCTTTTGAAAGTTTATGATCGGCCATTGGTGGGAACGATAATCAAGCCCAAACTTGGGTTGAAAACTTTGGATCACGCAAAAGTTGCTCATGAAGCTTGGGTCGGAGGATGTGACATAGTAAAGGACGATGAGAACCTAAGCAATCAAAGGTTTAATCCATTTGAAGACCGTGTCATTAAAACATTAGAGAGTAGAGACCGAGCTGAAGAAGAAACTGGTGAAAGAAAAGTTTACATGGTTAATATCACAGCGGAAACGAGGGAGATGATAAAAAGAGCTGAATTTGTGCTTAGCCGTAGTGGAGAATATGTCATGGTTGACATTCTAACTTGTGGTTTTTCCGCTTTACAGACGCTACTTGAACAAGACTTTAACCTTATAATTCATGCGCATAGGGCTGGACATGCGGCGTTTACTAGGAATCCTAAGCATGGAATTTCGATGCGAGTAATAGCCAAAATAGCTAGGATAATAGGTGTAGATCAACTTCACGTAGGCACAGTTGTTGGAAAAATGTTTGAAACAAGAGAGGAAGTTGCGGAGAACTGTGAAGCATTAAAGGAGGAAATGAGCGGATTAAAACGAGTTTTACCCGTTGCTTCAGGCGGTTTGCATCCAAGATTAGTTCCAGCACTAATCGAGTTTTTCGGAAAAGACTTCGTCATTCAAGCTGGAGGAGGAATTCACGGTCACAGAGATGGAACAGTTGCAGGAGCAAAAGCTATGCGGCAAGCAGTAGATGCGACTTTAGAAGCCATATCTCTGAGAGAATATGCTAAAGAACACAGAGAACTTAAAACAGCACTGCAAATATGGGAACAGCACGCCTAG
- a CDS encoding S-methyl-5-thioribose-1-phosphate isomerase, translating into MKTVQATAMRIKQLEVQGARNVAVAAIKAIETLAKETKAKNKKEFLKELSEAKEILFSSRETEPLMRNAVRLITSQVEKNIHEKVEELTEIVTSASEQFLKNLENSKRKIAEIGARRIRNNSVVLTHCHSSTVTYLLRRAKLEGRSFEVICTESRPVFQGRITAKEMLELGVKTTLIVDSAARFFMNQVDLVLVGADAITSEGNVVNKIGTSMIALIAQEARTPFYVVSELLKFDPVTRYGDYEKIEERRQNEIWKNPPKNLIIRNPAFDITRRDFVHGIICEEGIISPHSIIQVMHRKYPWILE; encoded by the coding sequence TTGAAAACAGTTCAAGCAACCGCTATGAGAATAAAACAGCTTGAAGTTCAAGGTGCCAGAAACGTTGCTGTAGCCGCCATAAAAGCGATAGAAACTCTAGCGAAAGAAACAAAAGCGAAGAACAAAAAGGAATTTTTGAAGGAACTCTCAGAGGCAAAGGAAATCCTTTTTTCTTCCAGAGAGACTGAACCGTTGATGAGAAACGCTGTTCGATTGATAACAAGTCAAGTAGAAAAAAATATCCATGAAAAAGTTGAGGAACTAACCGAGATAGTCACCTCGGCTTCTGAACAGTTTCTCAAAAATCTTGAAAATTCAAAGAGAAAAATTGCTGAAATAGGAGCTAGAAGAATTAGGAACAATTCAGTAGTCCTAACTCACTGCCACTCATCAACAGTCACTTATTTGTTGAGAAGAGCTAAACTAGAAGGAAGATCCTTTGAAGTTATCTGTACTGAAAGTAGACCTGTCTTTCAAGGCAGAATAACCGCGAAAGAAATGTTAGAGTTAGGCGTGAAGACTACTTTGATTGTGGATTCGGCTGCACGCTTTTTCATGAATCAAGTTGACCTTGTATTAGTGGGAGCAGATGCCATAACCTCAGAGGGAAATGTGGTGAACAAGATTGGAACAAGTATGATCGCCCTCATTGCTCAGGAAGCCAGAACACCCTTCTACGTGGTTTCTGAACTTTTGAAGTTCGACCCTGTAACTAGGTACGGGGACTATGAAAAAATAGAGGAAAGAAGACAAAACGAAATTTGGAAAAATCCTCCAAAAAACTTAATCATAAGGAATCCTGCCTTTGATATTACAAGGAGAGACTTTGTTCACGGCATAATATGTGAAGAGGGGATAATCTCTCCTCACTCAATAATCCAAGTGATGCATAGAAAATATCCATGGATTCTTGAGTAA